The DNA region CCCGGCAGCGGCTGTGCCGCGATTGGCGGCTTCAGCCGACAGCATGCGGTGGTCGGCGCGAGCGAGGCCTGTATCGCGACCCATCCGAGCGACATGGCAGTGGCGATGCGCGCGCTCGACGCGGTGGTCGAGACCGTGCGGCCCGACGGCACCACGCGATCGATCCCGATCGCCGAGTTGCATCGACTGCCCGGCGACAGCCCCGAGCTCGAGACCACGCTCGCGTCCGGCGAACTGATCACCGCGGTGACGTTACCGAAGCCGGTCGGTGGCACCCAGGCCTATCGAAAAGTCCGTGATCGCGCCTCCTATGCGTTTGCTCTCGTGTCGGTCGCCGCGATCGTGCAGCGCGACGGCACCGGCCGCGTCGCGCTCGGCGGCGTGGCGCACAAACCCTGGCGGGTCGAGACGGCGGAGGCGGAACTGCCTGATGGCGCCAAGGCCGTCGCTGCGCGCCTGTTCGCCGATGCGCGGCCGACAAA from Bradyrhizobium genosp. L includes:
- a CDS encoding FAD binding domain-containing protein, with amino-acid sequence MRAFSYERAHSPAEAASAAARTTNAKFIAGGTNLLDLMKLEIETPAHLIDVNGLALDKIKPTGQGGLWIGALVRNTDLAADTRIRRDYGVLSRALLAGASGQLRNKATTAGNLLQRTRCPYFYDTNLPCNKRKPGSGCAAIGGFSRQHAVVGASEACIATHPSDMAVAMRALDAVVETVRPDGTTRSIPIAELHRLPGDSPELETTLASGELITAVTLPKPVGGTQAYRKVRDRASYAFALVSVAAIVQRDGTGRVALGGVAHKPWRVETAEAELPDGAKAVAARLFADARPTKDNAFKLPLAERTLAAVLREARV